Proteins encoded in a region of the Spiroplasma endosymbiont of Amphimallon solstitiale genome:
- a CDS encoding DUF1295 domain-containing protein — MISIPTVFALSLDIVYFNSTFNNYLLIFIMLAILFLVIETIADWQKFRFSLKKKHDLFFINYGLWKDCRHPNYLAEIGFWYMMTALFICDLLFKNINSDINYLFHLLWLLSPLYFNVVVINITDIPIWEVKQWQRFHSNEDYYKYLNETSCVMCYIGKKGPINKVKKLIYKK, encoded by the coding sequence ATGATTAGTATTCCTACGGTTTTTGCATTAAGTCTTGATATTGTTTATTTTAATAGTACATTTAATAATTACTTACTTATTTTTATTATGCTTGCTATTTTATTTTTAGTTATTGAGACAATTGCAGATTGACAAAAGTTTAGATTTTCCTTAAAGAAAAAACATGATTTATTTTTTATTAATTATGGTTTATGAAAAGATTGTCGTCACCCTAATTATTTAGCAGAAATTGGGTTTTGATATATGATGACAGCATTGTTTATTTGTGATTTATTATTTAAAAATATTAATAGTGATATAAATTATTTATTTCATTTATTATGATTATTAAGTCCGTTGTATTTTAATGTTGTAGTAATTAATATTACCGACATACCAATATGAGAAGTAAAACAATGACAAAGGTTCCACTCTAATGAAGATTATTACAAATATTTAAATGAAACTAGTTGTGTAATGTGTTATATCGGTAAAAAAGGTCCAATTAATAAAGTGAAAAAATTAATATATAAAAAATAA
- a CDS encoding DnaJ C-terminal domain-containing protein, translating into MASKKRDYYEILGVSRNATPDEIKKAFRTLAKKYHPDSPSGGDEARFKEISEAYQVLSDTNERAKYDQFGHDMPGVGSSSGFGGFGGFGDFSSAFGDLFGDLFGGNRRQQQRYNGKTPGDNILTKVEISYRDVFFGKKMTISINIDVACKDCKETGARTPNDISTCDKCKGKGVLEYVQQSPLGMFRHQGVCNQCQGLGKIIRQKCLKCKGHRYYIENQKLEFDIPRSIFDGQQIRIKGKGKIGHNGGTQGDLFVGINIKRHAFLDRQGSDMYIKLPVSYLDIILGNIIMIPTFEGIIKHKLPLGLQYGDKITLKNQGFYYPNSSKRGDLHVILDIQMPNKVTKTEQEKLWNINNETKFDPNEDFVNSAIKRI; encoded by the coding sequence ATGGCAAGTAAAAAACGTGATTATTATGAAATTCTAGGAGTTTCACGTAATGCTACTCCAGATGAAATTAAGAAAGCGTTTCGTACGCTTGCAAAAAAATATCATCCTGATTCACCAAGTGGTGGTGATGAAGCTCGATTTAAAGAAATAAGTGAAGCTTATCAAGTTTTATCTGATACTAATGAAAGAGCAAAATATGATCAATTTGGTCATGATATGCCCGGAGTTGGCAGTTCTTCTGGTTTCGGTGGCTTTGGTGGTTTCGGTGACTTTAGTTCGGCATTTGGTGACTTATTTGGTGACTTATTTGGTGGTAATAGAAGACAACAACAACGCTATAATGGTAAAACACCAGGTGATAATATCCTAACAAAAGTTGAAATTAGTTATCGTGATGTATTCTTTGGCAAAAAAATGACCATTAGTATTAACATTGATGTTGCTTGTAAGGATTGTAAAGAAACTGGTGCTAGAACTCCTAATGATATTAGTACATGTGATAAATGTAAAGGTAAAGGAGTTCTTGAATATGTTCAACAATCACCATTAGGTATGTTTAGACATCAAGGTGTTTGCAACCAATGTCAAGGACTTGGTAAAATTATTCGTCAAAAATGTTTAAAATGCAAAGGACATCGCTATTATATTGAAAATCAAAAATTAGAATTTGATATTCCTCGCAGTATTTTTGATGGTCAACAAATTAGAATTAAAGGTAAAGGTAAAATTGGTCATAATGGTGGCACTCAAGGCGATTTATTTGTTGGTATTAATATTAAACGACACGCTTTCTTAGATCGTCAAGGTAGTGATATGTATATTAAATTACCAGTATCTTACTTGGATATTATTTTGGGAAATATTATTATGATTCCTACCTTTGAAGGAATAATTAAACATAAATTACCATTAGGACTACAATATGGTGACAAAATTACTTTAAAAAATCAGGGATTCTATTACCCTAATAGTAGTAAACGTGGTGATTTACATGTTATTCTTGATATACAAATGCCTAATAAAGTTACTAAAACAGAGCAAGAAAAATTATGAAATATTAATAACGAAACTAAATTTGATCCAAATGAAGATTTTGTTAATAGTGCAATAAAAAGAATTTAA
- a CDS encoding IS256 family transposase, with product MAKKQNINNNDPISKAVDLLLENTGDLTTVFKEGGLYKELTKRLVEKMLNSEMQNYLGYEKNQHSNTENARNGTSSKKLITQQGKIEIDVPRDRNSDFTPVIVAKRQRRFDGFDQQVLSLYAKGMTLSDIRMQLQELYHGADISESVISQITDDVIDDVKTWQNRPLESVYPIVYFDCIVVKVRQDKRIINKSVYIALRVDLEGKKDVLGLWISENEGAKFWLANFTEMKNRGLNDILIACSDNLTGMSEAIQAVYPKTEHQLCIVHQIRNSLKYVSYKHRKTLVTDLKPIYSACSEEQAMQALESFESKWNKQYPQIAKSWYKNWENLMIFISYPAEIKRVIYTTNAIESVNSQLRKVIRNKKAFPNDMSVFKIFYLAIENITKKWTLPIQNWNTAIAHFMIKFEDRINLN from the coding sequence ATGGCTAAAAAACAAAATATTAATAATAATGATCCAATATCAAAAGCAGTAGATTTATTATTAGAAAATACTGGAGATTTAACAACAGTTTTTAAAGAAGGGGGTTTATATAAAGAATTAACAAAACGTTTAGTTGAAAAAATGTTGAATTCTGAAATGCAAAATTATTTAGGATATGAAAAAAATCAACATAGTAATACTGAAAATGCTCGTAATGGTACAAGTTCAAAAAAATTAATAACTCAACAAGGTAAAATTGAGATTGATGTACCAAGAGATCGCAATAGTGATTTTACTCCTGTAATAGTTGCAAAAAGACAGCGAAGATTTGATGGTTTTGATCAACAAGTGCTTTCACTATATGCAAAAGGTATGACTCTATCTGACATTAGAATGCAGTTACAAGAGTTATATCATGGTGCTGATATTAGTGAAAGTGTTATTAGTCAAATTACTGATGATGTTATTGATGATGTCAAAACATGACAAAATCGACCATTAGAAAGCGTTTATCCGATTGTTTATTTTGATTGTATAGTAGTTAAAGTTCGACAAGATAAACGGATTATTAATAAATCAGTTTATATAGCATTAAGAGTTGATTTAGAAGGTAAAAAAGATGTTTTAGGCTTATGAATTAGTGAAAATGAAGGTGCTAAATTTTGATTAGCTAATTTCACAGAAATGAAAAATCGAGGCTTAAATGATATTTTGATTGCTTGTAGTGATAATTTAACAGGCATGTCAGAAGCAATACAAGCAGTTTATCCTAAAACAGAACATCAATTATGCATTGTTCATCAAATTCGAAATAGTTTAAAATATGTTTCATACAAACATCGAAAAACTCTAGTTACAGATTTAAAACCAATTTATAGTGCATGTAGTGAAGAACAAGCAATGCAAGCTTTAGAATCATTTGAAAGTAAATGAAATAAACAATATCCCCAAATTGCTAAATCTTGATATAAAAATTGAGAAAATTTGATGATTTTTATTAGTTATCCTGCAGAAATCAAAAGAGTAATTTATACAACAAATGCTATTGAATCTGTTAATAGTCAATTACGAAAAGTTATTAGAAACAAAAAAGCTTTTCCTAATGATATGTCAGTTTTTAAAATATTTTATTTAGCAATTGAAAATATAACAAAAAAATGAACATTGCCTATTCAAAATTGAAATACAGCAATTGCTCATTTTATGATAAAATTTGAAGACAGAATTAATCTGAACTAG
- a CDS encoding transposase-like zinc-binding domain-containing protein produces MNKNTVKEILNNLSDKDFIEIFRENKTRIKQIEKKEKFEAVEQKFKEKGIQCPDCSSFLCTKYGSKDYKQRYKCKSCNITFHAFKNHYFYWSYLSHDQWDLLIQIATLGQSAYIISQFINTTNKTAWFNRQKFMKSTQLVKTQNQFVKLKARIEVDETFIKEIHKGNFKDPNDPRKQWIEENAKDLNCCIQMAIDENRNIL; encoded by the coding sequence ATGAATAAAAATACAGTAAAAGAAATTTTAAATAATTTGTCTGATAAAGATTTTATTGAGATTTTTAGAGAAAATAAAACTAGAATTAAACAAATTGAGAAAAAAGAAAAATTTGAAGCAGTCGAACAAAAATTCAAAGAGAAAGGGATTCAATGTCCAGATTGTAGTTCTTTTTTGTGTACTAAATATGGTAGTAAAGATTATAAGCAAAGATATAAATGTAAAAGTTGTAATATTACTTTTCATGCTTTTAAAAATCATTATTTTTATTGAAGTTATTTATCTCATGATCAATGAGATTTATTGATACAAATAGCTACTTTAGGTCAATCTGCTTACATTATTTCTCAATTTATTAATACTACAAATAAAACTGCCTGATTTAATCGTCAAAAATTTATGAAATCAACACAATTAGTAAAAACACAAAATCAATTTGTAAAATTAAAAGCTAGAATTGAAGTTGACGAAACTTTTATCAAAGAAATTCATAAAGGAAACTTTAAAGATCCAAATGATCCAAGAAAACAATGAATTGAAGAAAATGCTAAAGATTTAAATTGTTGTATTCAAATGGCAATTGATGAAAACCGAAATATCCTTTAA
- a CDS encoding AAA family ATPase, translating into MAFLKRIEAYGFKSFAEPLTIEFDTNIVGIVGPNGSGKSNINDAIRWVLGEQSVKSLRGENSEDIIFNGAKGKQPLNSAQVTLVFDNTNKIFKVDFNEVQITRKTFRNSSENEYYINKARVRLKDVQEIIMGTGLAKGSLAIISQGNVSRFADSKPEERRTLFEEAAGVSKYKKRKEESLRKLERTNENLVRVNDIISEISRKIEPLAKQAQKAKTYVELRDNLKKYEITIIVKDLETYHNQLKLTTVNINDNEILQQQLNLSISKNEQQLKFLKNKSYDLDKNINSLEMNLSNVNSLLQVLEQQKLLMKTKQSEIKDQTEVEKLKNEIETLLTIIEQKTFLQKKEQENFDKINNLFEELNVQHQDLILGQNNIHRGLGEKKAQLESVINYQQRQNQKYLGVQTILNNKDKLYGIIGVVSDLISVPDLYSEAIVKVLGNTLKNIVTATNKDATKAVEFLKQNKAGIATFLPLNSIQVRTATKEDEIIVNSKSGYLSFAHHLVTAVDNRIQPIINFLLGRTIICEDLESARVISQLIAAKYQCVTLDGQLIKAGGAIVGGYQHQNSINFFKEKLIVSELKEEIKSLEQQLVNINVQRTSIESELNNYQGQKLTITLTINKLISEISDITNQSQLLTTQYQTLTGKKLDIDTTNQLNDIFIQYENSKYDQATIKSQLQLIRKQKHQLLEQMQSLENELYSLNQEHFMTSDKLNNQKLEQVKMESKVEQHLRRLVETYNLTYEYAREHYSEPLADEQQARNLVQQLRSEIEDLGFVNINAIEEFENENERYLRLKTKHDELQLASQSLLTAIDEMDNVMVTQFDETIKAINMVLPETFQTLFGGGTCSLRYTSPDDILNTGVEVLANPPGKRISNLNLLSGGEKSLVALAVLFAILKVKPLPLTILDEVEAPLDPANLDRFARYVRSFSQYTQFIIVTHRPGTMENCDVLYGTTMQNQGITKMVAIKLADAKKIIESDKSTKNVNYVV; encoded by the coding sequence ATGGCATTCTTAAAAAGAATTGAAGCATATGGTTTTAAGTCATTTGCAGAGCCTTTAACAATAGAATTTGATACTAATATTGTAGGTATTGTTGGCCCTAATGGTTCTGGAAAGTCTAATATTAATGATGCTATTCGTTGAGTTTTAGGTGAACAATCAGTTAAATCATTACGTGGTGAAAATAGTGAAGATATAATTTTTAATGGTGCTAAAGGTAAACAACCATTAAATAGTGCTCAAGTTACTTTAGTTTTTGATAATACTAATAAAATATTTAAAGTTGATTTTAATGAAGTACAAATTACTAGAAAAACTTTTCGTAATAGTTCAGAAAATGAATATTACATTAATAAAGCTCGTGTTCGTTTAAAAGATGTACAAGAAATTATTATGGGTACAGGTTTAGCTAAGGGTTCACTTGCAATTATTAGTCAAGGTAATGTTTCACGATTTGCTGATTCTAAGCCAGAAGAAAGAAGAACTTTATTTGAAGAGGCTGCGGGTGTTTCAAAATACAAAAAGAGGAAAGAAGAGTCATTACGTAAATTAGAGCGTACTAATGAAAATTTAGTTCGAGTTAATGATATTATTAGTGAAATAAGTAGAAAAATTGAACCATTAGCAAAACAAGCACAGAAAGCTAAAACTTATGTTGAATTACGTGATAATTTAAAAAAATATGAAATTACTATTATTGTTAAAGATTTGGAGACATATCATAATCAATTAAAACTTACAACAGTCAATATAAATGATAATGAAATTTTACAACAACAACTTAATTTAAGTATTAGTAAGAATGAACAACAATTAAAATTTTTAAAAAATAAAAGTTATGATTTAGATAAAAACATTAATAGTTTAGAAATGAATTTATCTAATGTTAATAGTTTATTGCAAGTTTTAGAACAACAAAAATTGTTAATGAAAACAAAACAAAGTGAAATAAAAGATCAAACAGAAGTTGAAAAATTAAAAAATGAAATTGAAACTTTGCTTACTATTATTGAACAAAAAACTTTTTTGCAAAAAAAAGAACAAGAAAATTTTGATAAAATTAATAATTTATTTGAAGAACTAAATGTTCAACATCAAGATTTAATTTTAGGACAAAATAATATTCATCGTGGTTTAGGCGAAAAAAAAGCACAATTAGAATCGGTAATTAATTATCAACAACGACAAAATCAAAAATATTTGGGTGTTCAAACAATTTTAAATAATAAAGATAAACTATATGGCATCATTGGAGTAGTGAGTGATTTAATTTCGGTGCCCGATCTTTATAGTGAAGCGATTGTTAAAGTATTGGGCAATACTTTAAAAAACATTGTTACGGCGACTAACAAAGATGCAACCAAGGCTGTTGAATTTTTAAAACAAAATAAAGCGGGAATTGCCACTTTTTTACCTTTAAATTCAATTCAAGTTCGAACAGCGACTAAAGAAGATGAAATTATTGTTAATAGTAAATCGGGTTATTTAAGTTTTGCTCATCATTTAGTTACAGCAGTTGATAATAGAATTCAGCCGATTATTAATTTTCTTTTAGGTCGTACTATTATTTGTGAAGACTTAGAAAGCGCAAGAGTTATTTCACAATTAATTGCTGCTAAATACCAATGTGTAACTTTAGATGGTCAATTAATTAAAGCTGGTGGTGCTATTGTTGGAGGTTATCAACATCAAAATAGTATTAATTTTTTTAAAGAAAAGTTAATAGTTTCTGAATTAAAAGAAGAAATTAAATCATTAGAACAACAATTAGTTAATATAAATGTCCAAAGAACAAGTATTGAAAGTGAATTAAATAATTATCAAGGTCAAAAGTTGACAATTACTTTAACAATAAATAAATTGATTAGTGAAATTAGTGATATCACTAATCAATCACAATTATTAACTACTCAATATCAAACATTAACTGGTAAAAAATTAGATATTGATACTACAAACCAATTAAATGATATTTTTATTCAATATGAAAATTCTAAATATGATCAAGCAACAATAAAAAGTCAACTACAATTAATTCGTAAACAGAAACATCAATTATTAGAACAAATGCAAAGTTTAGAAAATGAATTATATAGTTTAAATCAAGAACATTTTATGACTAGTGATAAATTAAATAATCAAAAGCTTGAACAAGTAAAAATGGAGTCAAAAGTAGAACAACATTTAAGACGTTTAGTTGAAACTTATAATTTAACTTATGAATATGCTAGAGAACATTATAGTGAACCATTAGCAGATGAACAACAAGCACGTAATTTGGTACAACAATTACGTAGTGAGATTGAAGATTTAGGATTTGTAAATATTAATGCTATTGAAGAATTTGAAAATGAAAATGAACGTTATTTACGGTTAAAAACTAAACATGATGAATTGCAATTAGCATCACAATCGTTGTTAACAGCCATTGATGAAATGGACAATGTTATGGTAACGCAATTTGATGAAACAATCAAAGCTATTAATATGGTATTGCCCGAAACATTTCAAACTTTATTTGGTGGAGGAACTTGTAGTTTACGATATACATCACCTGATGATATTTTAAATACAGGTGTGGAAGTGCTTGCTAATCCTCCTGGTAAAAGAATTAGTAATTTAAACTTATTATCAGGTGGTGAAAAATCATTAGTTGCATTGGCGGTATTATTTGCTATTTTAAAAGTCAAGCCATTGCCATTGACAATATTAGATGAGGTTGAAGCACCATTGGATCCAGCAAATTTAGACCGTTTTGCTAGATATGTTCGTAGTTTTTCACAATATACACAATTTATTATTGTTACTCATCGTCCAGGCACAATGGAAAATTGTGATGTATTATATGGTACAACTATGCAAAATCAAGGAATTACGAAAATGGTAGCCATTAAATTAGCAGATGCTAAAAAAATTATTGAAAGCGATAAATCAACGAAAAATGTTAATTATGTCGTTTAA